GTAATAAACTTTCCTTGTCCCAATGCAGTAAATGTTTCATTTTCTGCATTTACTAACTCTAACTCATAAGGTGAGCTTTCAATATCTATTTTTTCTTTTACTAATTCAATAGATTTTTCAGATATAAAATCAAACAAGCTTTTTCCAACTAATTGATTTTTATCATCTAACTTCATCAAGTTTAAAGCCACATCATTTACTTGATAAATCTTTTTTGAATCATGCACAACTATTGCTTCCATAGTTGAATTTAAAAGATACTCAAAACTATTTCTTGCTGCTTTTAGCTTTTTTTCTCTTTTATCAATTTGTTTTTTCATTTTTTCAAAACTACCAATTAAAGAAGTAATCTCTTTAAAATCTGATACTTTTATTTTTTTATTATAATCACCATCTGATATATCTTTTGTAGTTTCTTGTAAATAATCAAACTCATCAAAAATCTTATTAAATATTTTAAATACAAAAAATAGTGCAAAAGTTACGAAAATAATTACAATAAAAAATACAATAAAAGCTATACTTTTTATTGCATCAATTACTTCACTTTGGTTTTGTCTTATTATGACAGTCCAACCTGTTTTTTTTATTTTTGAATACATACCAAGATTTATTAAATCTCTTTTTATACTGTTAAAACTTTTTATACTGAACTCTTTATTATTCTTTATAAGCTCTTCAAAAACCGTACTATTTTTAATATTAAATCTTTGAGTTACAAGTTTTTGTGCATCTGGATTAAAAATAAACACACCATTTTTATCTACCATTCTAATCATATGTGTTTCATCACTATTTTTAAATTTTGTAATAAAATTTGTAAGTTCCTCAAGCTTTAATTGAATAACAATAATTTTATTTTTATATTTTAAACTATATGAAATCGAAGGACTATTATTTGCAGAAGATAAAAATACATCAGACCAATAATCAAGTTTTTCATCATTTAATTTTTTATAAAAATTTTTATTTGAATAATCAAAACCTTTATAGATATTATCCATATTTTTTCCAACAAAATCAACCAAAATTCCATCTTTATTTAATATAAAAATAGATGAGATATCACTATTTAAATATAATACATCATTTAAATACTCATCACTTAGATTTTGTTTTTTTATACTAAAAGAGGCAATATTCTCAATTCTTTTTAAAAGTTTCAATCCTTCTGAATTTACTTGTTTTAAAACTTGTTTTTGAGTATGTTCAACACTTGTAATTTTTATATCATAAAAATTAAGCATAGTTAATATTCCAATTATTACAGAAACTGTAATAATCGATAAAATAATAAATGATGAAATTGTACTTTTTAAACTTTTCATGCTAATTTATTCTTTCATATTCACTATTTTTAATAGTTGTAATAAAGTATTCTCTTGAAACATCTCCATACTTATCAAATATAATATGCCCTTGTAAACCTGTAAAAATTTTTTTTGTAAGTATATACTCTTTAATCTTCATAGGATTAGTAGTATTTTGTAAAGCTTGTATTAAAATCTTTGCAGTTTCATATGCTTGTGTTGCAAAGACTGATGGTTCATACCCATATAGTTTTTCATATTTTGACTTAAATGTCAGATAATTTGTATTTTTAGAGTTATCATCATATGCAGTTATAAAAAGCATCCCCTCAACAGCTTTTCCACCCTCTTGAATTAACTTATACTCTTTTGCCCAACCAGCAGAGACAAAAGTAGAATCATTGTGCTTTAATCTTAAAAATTGTGAAAGTTTTGCTACATCAAGTGAGTTTGCAATCATAAATATTGCATTTGGTTTTTTATCTTTAATATCATCTAAAATAGCTTTAAATCCAGCATTTATATCAATCACTGAAACTATTGTTCCTTTTTTATTTTTTTCATATGAACTTTTAACATATTCAATAACACCCTTTGAATAAGAATTATTTTTAGAATCATAATAAATAGCCATTTTATCTTTTTTATTTTCCAATAAATATTTTGACAACTTCAAAAATTTTTCTGCGCTATTTGATACTTGTGTTCTTATAAAATTATCATCTTTTTTCGAGAACTCTTCACTACTTGCAGTTGCAGAAATAAGTAAGATATCTTTTTTATCTTTTACTTTGTTTACTGATATCTTTGTCATAGAACTAGTCGTATTCCCAACTACTATTTTTATATCTTTTTTTATTAAGTCATTTATAGCATTTAAAGCTTTTTTTTCATCTTGTCCGTCATCTTTTGTGATTATATTTACTTTTTTACCATTAATTTTATATTCTATTTCTTCAAAAGCCAATTTAAAACCACTTAAAACACCATTTCCTAAAGAAGAATATTTTCCTGTAAGCCCAGAAATAAAGCCTATATTTATATTTTCTTCACTACTATTCTTTTTATAAAAGAAAAATGCGAAAAAAACAATAATTAAAACAATTAGTATCAATAGTATTTTTTTCATCTTAAACCTTAAGTTTTGTTAAACTATACGATTATACATGAATTATTATTAAAGGACAAAAATGCTTTGCGGAATAGATGAAGCTGGGCGTGGACCACTTGCAGGTCCACTTGTAGTAGCAGGTGTAGTGCTAAAAGAGCAGATAAAAGAGCTTAATGACTCTAAAAAATTAACTGAAAAAAAAAGAGAAGCACTTTTTAAAGAAGTAATAAAATCAAGTGATTATCATATAGTTTTCAAAAGTGCCAAAGATATTGATACAAAAGGCATAAGCACTTGTATAAAAGAGTCAATTCAAGAAATTATGCAAAATGTAAACGCAAGTGAATATCTAATGGATGGAAACACCTCTTTTAATATTCCTACACTACAACATAAAATTAAAGCAGATGCAAGTGTAGTTGAAGTTAGTGCTGCTTCTATCTTAGCAAAAGTAAGTAGAGATAGATATATGTGCGAAATTGCAAAAGATTTCCCAAACTATAATTTTGAAAAACATAAAGGCTATGGAACAAAAGCTCATATAGAAAAAATCAAAGAGTTTGGACGAAGCAATCAACATAGATTTACTTTTAAATTAAAAGATTTAGGTGAAGAGAAAATTGGAGTTCAAAAAAGCCTATTTTAGGCTATTTTGAAACTTCTCCTATAAACTCTTCAACTGATTTTATTTTTTGTTTTATTCTGTTTTCATGATTTTGTCTAATATCAAAAGTAATAGTTGAATAGACTCTTTTACAACCTGCTTTTTCTAAAACTTCATAACATTTACCAATCAAATTTAAAGCTTCACTCATTTTTTCTGTTTCTATAATAGTACACATAGAAGTCAACTGATAGTTATAACCACTATTTTTAATAACTTCAATTACCTTTGAAACCTCTTTTGCCTTACTTTCACCCTTATCAGTTGGAAACATAGCCATTTGAACTAAAATGCTCATCTTTTATTCCTTTTAGATTTTTTTATTTTGATACTTTAGTATTACTATTATACAATATAATATAAATAAAAAAAGAAAGCGATTATATGAAAAGCAACCTATCTTATAAAAAACTTTTTGTTTTTTTAACAATAATTTTTGGAATAATACTAACAGCAACAACTTATATAACTTTTAACTACATAAAAAAAAGTGATATTCATAAAATTTCAAATGATAATCTAAAAAAATCCATTAGCTATAAAAAGAGTTTTATGAGTGATTATTTTAAACCTTATAAAAATTCAATAAACGCAATATCTTCAAATAAAACTTTAGAAAAATATCTAAATAATCCAAAAAAAGAGTATCAAGATTTTGTAAAAGAGCTTTTTTCTTCATATTTAGTAACTTTTGAAAATATAAATCAAATTGAACTTTTAAATAAAAACAATAAAAACACAATACAAATAAGTAAAAACTCAAAGATAAAAAATGTATTAAGTAGTAAAAACAAAAAAGAGCTTATCACAAAGTTTGAACAGTTTTCAAAAAATAATCTTTATGTTTCTACAATTGATTTTAATTCAACTAATCTTATTACAATTGATTTTGTAAAACAAATTACAAAAAACTATTTTATTGTTATAAATGTTGATTTAAAACACTTTTTTAATACTCTAAAAGAATCAAGATTATATGACCTATTTTTGATAAATAAAAAAGGCAAGTATTTATTTTATAAAAATTTAAACTTGAATTTAAATACCATTAACAATAGTACACTTTATAATGACTTTTCTAAAAGAGAAGCTAAAAAAATCTTAAACAATAATTTAAGCCAAGGCAAAGATTTCATTTCAACATTTACAAATATAAATAATCAAAACTATATTTTAATACTTAAAATGAAATATAAAAATCAAAATTTAAGTATAAGAGATTCTCAAAATTTTATTTTTATTGTTATTTTTTTATCTTTTATTATTTTAATACCCCTTGCAATTTATTTTGCAAATCTTCCTGATAAAGTTCTAAAAGAGTATGAAAAAAAGTTAATAACACATAATATTACAGGATTAAAGAACTCTATTTATTTAGAAAAAAAACTTGAAAAAACTAAGAACTTCGCAAACTCTATAATTATTTTGGTTTATATAAATAATTGTAAAAAATTACAAAGTGTTTATGGATATACAGCATTAAATAAAATTTTAAAAGAAGCAGGAAGACTAATAAGTAGCTATAAAGAAAATGATCCAAATTTTGATGATATTTATTCCTTTGAAAATAATATTTTTGCAATAAAATACAAATATAGTGATGAAAATCAACTTATAAAATTTACACAACTTTTATTTAATGACTTGGAAAATATTGAAATACTAATTGACAAAAATAGTTCAGTTTATCTTGATTTGACATTAGGAATAAGTAATCCCCAAAATTTAAATAGTAAAAATAAACTACATGAAGCACAAATGGCACTAGATTATGCAATTGAAAAAAGAATTGACATTTTAGTTTATGACCCAAATATTAAATCAAAAGATATAAATAGCCTAAATCTAAAGATATTAAAATCAATAAAAACAGCTATTGATAAAGATAATGTAATCTTACACTACCAAGCAATTTATAATAATAGAACTCAAAAAATAGAGAAATTTGAGACCTTAATGAGAATAAAAAATAGTAAAAATGAGATTTTATATCCAAACTCTTTTATGGATATTGCAAAAGATTCAAAAAAATACAATAAACTAACATACGCCATGATAGAAAAATCTTTTAAATATTTTCAAGATAAAGATTATGAGTTCTCAATCAATCTTAGTTTTTTAGATATTGTAGAAAAAGGTTTTACAAAATATTTAGAATACAAAATAAATGAGTATGGTGTAGCAAAAAAGTTAGTAATTGAAATAGTTGAATCAGAAAGTATTTCAAACTATAAAGAGATAAAAAGATTTATTAGCACAATGAAAGAGCTTGGTTGTAAAATAGCAATTGATGATTTTGGAAGTGGTTACGCAAACTTTCAACATATTATTAGTCTTAGTCAATATATTGATTATATAAAATTTGATGGTTCACTAATTAGAAATATCCATAAAGATAGAAAATCTCAACTATTAGTAGGTGTGATAAAATTTTTATGCGATAGCTTAGGTATTAGAACTATTGCAGAGTTTGTAGAA
The window above is part of the Malaciobacter marinus genome. Proteins encoded here:
- a CDS encoding ABC transporter substrate-binding protein, with the translated sequence MKKILLILIVLIIVFFAFFFYKKNSSEENINIGFISGLTGKYSSLGNGVLSGFKLAFEEIEYKINGKKVNIITKDDGQDEKKALNAINDLIKKDIKIVVGNTTSSMTKISVNKVKDKKDILLISATASSEEFSKKDDNFIRTQVSNSAEKFLKLSKYLLENKKDKMAIYYDSKNNSYSKGVIEYVKSSYEKNKKGTIVSVIDINAGFKAILDDIKDKKPNAIFMIANSLDVAKLSQFLRLKHNDSTFVSAGWAKEYKLIQEGGKAVEGMLFITAYDDNSKNTNYLTFKSKYEKLYGYEPSVFATQAYETAKILIQALQNTTNPMKIKEYILTKKIFTGLQGHIIFDKYGDVSREYFITTIKNSEYERIN
- a CDS encoding MTH1187 family thiamine-binding protein, giving the protein MSILVQMAMFPTDKGESKAKEVSKVIEVIKNSGYNYQLTSMCTIIETEKMSEALNLIGKCYEVLEKAGCKRVYSTITFDIRQNHENRIKQKIKSVEEFIGEVSK
- a CDS encoding EAL domain-containing protein, with protein sequence MKSNLSYKKLFVFLTIIFGIILTATTYITFNYIKKSDIHKISNDNLKKSISYKKSFMSDYFKPYKNSINAISSNKTLEKYLNNPKKEYQDFVKELFSSYLVTFENINQIELLNKNNKNTIQISKNSKIKNVLSSKNKKELITKFEQFSKNNLYVSTIDFNSTNLITIDFVKQITKNYFIVINVDLKHFFNTLKESRLYDLFLINKKGKYLFYKNLNLNLNTINNSTLYNDFSKREAKKILNNNLSQGKDFISTFTNINNQNYILILKMKYKNQNLSIRDSQNFIFIVIFLSFIILIPLAIYFANLPDKVLKEYEKKLITHNITGLKNSIYLEKKLEKTKNFANSIIILVYINNCKKLQSVYGYTALNKILKEAGRLISSYKENDPNFDDIYSFENNIFAIKYKYSDENQLIKFTQLLFNDLENIEILIDKNSSVYLDLTLGISNPQNLNSKNKLHEAQMALDYAIEKRIDILVYDPNIKSKDINSLNLKILKSIKTAIDKDNVILHYQAIYNNRTQKIEKFETLMRIKNSKNEILYPNSFMDIAKDSKKYNKLTYAMIEKSFKYFQDKDYEFSINLSFLDIVEKGFTKYLEYKINEYGVAKKLVIEIVESESISNYKEIKRFISTMKELGCKIAIDDFGSGYANFQHIISLSQYIDYIKFDGSLIRNIHKDRKSQLLVGVIKFLCDSLGIRTIAEFVEDEETLKFVDSMGINYSQGYHISKPVSNIENIPQ
- a CDS encoding ATP-binding protein; the protein is MKSLKSTISSFIILSIITVSVIIGILTMLNFYDIKITSVEHTQKQVLKQVNSEGLKLLKRIENIASFSIKKQNLSDEYLNDVLYLNSDISSIFILNKDGILVDFVGKNMDNIYKGFDYSNKNFYKKLNDEKLDYWSDVFLSSANNSPSISYSLKYKNKIIVIQLKLEELTNFITKFKNSDETHMIRMVDKNGVFIFNPDAQKLVTQRFNIKNSTVFEELIKNNKEFSIKSFNSIKRDLINLGMYSKIKKTGWTVIIRQNQSEVIDAIKSIAFIVFFIVIIFVTFALFFVFKIFNKIFDEFDYLQETTKDISDGDYNKKIKVSDFKEITSLIGSFEKMKKQIDKREKKLKAARNSFEYLLNSTMEAIVVHDSKKIYQVNDVALNLMKLDDKNQLVGKSLFDFISEKSIELVKEKIDIESSPYELELVNAENETFTALGQGKFITLNNKKFKISCFIDITELKNKDKLLSQQSKMVSMGEMIGNIAHQWRQPLSSISTAAGALKVEKEFGILDDKSLDNSLDMIIKNTKYLSKTIDDFRNFFKVDKDIERIDLNEIIERSLKLLESSIRNHYIKIEKRVGQNLFINGFANELTQAFINIINNSKDALKINNVENRVIFIDAYVSKNKVFVIIKDNAGGIKEDIKSKIFDPYFTTKHQSQGTGIGLYMTHQIIVEHMAGIIEVENIKFSYENEAYTGCQFKVIFNYMKNT
- a CDS encoding ribonuclease HII, producing MLCGIDEAGRGPLAGPLVVAGVVLKEQIKELNDSKKLTEKKREALFKEVIKSSDYHIVFKSAKDIDTKGISTCIKESIQEIMQNVNASEYLMDGNTSFNIPTLQHKIKADASVVEVSAASILAKVSRDRYMCEIAKDFPNYNFEKHKGYGTKAHIEKIKEFGRSNQHRFTFKLKDLGEEKIGVQKSLF